From uncultured Bacteroides sp., a single genomic window includes:
- a CDS encoding TIM-barrel domain-containing protein — protein MKKISIYLLAALLFMSCAKPGYEKTADGIIVNLKQRQNTDVKMVRLQVMNDKVIHVSATPENKFSEENSLIIVPHKYNKVPFSVENKNNAVVLSTSSLKALVNLKTGEVSFTDSKGNSILRENEGGGKSFNPIEVEGTRGYTMRQVFESPDDEAFYGLGQHQSDEFNYKGKNEDLFQYNTKVTVPFVLSNKNYGILWDNYSYSKFGDNREYAQLDQFRLYDADGKEGGLTATYVPNVRSGKSTVIRTESTIDYEDLKTIKNLPQNFPLDGSNVTYTGELEADQSGVYRFWLYYAGYTEVYINNVKVVPERWRTAWNPNCYKFSANFEKGKRVPIRIEWKPDGGVSYLALKAFSPVPDSEQKKLSLYSEMGNEINYYFIKGNNMDEVISGYRTLTGKSPVMPKWAMGYWQSRQRYKTQSELLGALKEFRRRQIPIDNIILDWFYWPEKEWGSHDFDLERFPDAKAMIDSIHQMNAKIMISVWPKFYVTTDHYKEFDKNGWMYQQAVKDSVLDWVGKGYVGSFYDAYSADARKLFWKQMNEKLYSKGIDAWWMDASEPDVYSNNDMAYRKKLCGPTVLGPSTKYFNTYALMNAKAIYEGQRGVDPDKRVFLLTRSGFAGLQRYSTATWSGDIGTRWEDMKAQIPAGLNFSMSGVPYWTMDIGGFCTEKRYANGQHEFDETGKENADLKEWRELNARWYQFGAFAPLFRAHGEFPFREVFNIAPENHPAYKSIVYYTKLRYNMMPYIYSLAGMTYFKDYTIMRALVMDFGKDTNVNNISDQYMFGPSLMICPVYKYEARSREVYFPETTGWYDFYTGEYVRGGQTLNVNAPYERIPLFVREGAIIPYGPDIQYTNEKPADHITLYIYGGQNGSFTLYEDEGDNYNYEKGRYATIEFTYDESSKSLIIGDRKGEFNGMLKERTFNVVYVDKIHSQPFDLKTKGKKIKYNGKKLVIKL, from the coding sequence ATGAAAAAGATATCGATTTATTTGCTAGCCGCTTTGTTGTTTATGTCTTGTGCAAAACCCGGATATGAAAAAACAGCAGATGGGATTATTGTAAACTTGAAGCAGAGACAGAATACAGATGTGAAAATGGTCAGGTTGCAGGTGATGAATGACAAGGTGATTCATGTATCGGCCACTCCCGAAAATAAATTTTCAGAAGAAAATAGTCTGATAATAGTTCCTCATAAATACAATAAGGTTCCTTTTTCAGTGGAAAATAAGAATAATGCTGTTGTGCTTTCTACCTCCTCTTTAAAAGCTTTAGTTAATCTGAAAACGGGAGAAGTAAGTTTTACTGATTCTAAGGGGAACTCCATTCTTCGTGAAAATGAGGGTGGAGGCAAATCTTTTAATCCAATTGAGGTGGAAGGTACCAGGGGATACACCATGCGTCAGGTTTTTGAATCTCCCGATGATGAAGCTTTTTATGGATTAGGTCAGCATCAGTCAGATGAATTTAATTATAAAGGTAAGAATGAGGATTTATTTCAGTATAACACAAAAGTGACCGTCCCTTTTGTTCTGTCGAATAAAAATTACGGGATATTATGGGATAACTATTCTTATAGTAAATTTGGTGATAATCGCGAATATGCTCAGTTAGATCAGTTCAGACTTTATGATGCTGATGGGAAAGAAGGAGGCTTAACCGCTACTTATGTTCCTAACGTAAGAAGTGGTAAATCTACTGTGATACGTACAGAGTCGACTATCGATTACGAAGATTTGAAGACAATTAAAAATCTGCCGCAGAATTTCCCGCTTGATGGCTCCAATGTTACCTATACAGGAGAACTTGAAGCAGATCAAAGCGGAGTTTATCGTTTCTGGTTGTACTATGCTGGTTATACGGAAGTCTATATTAACAATGTAAAGGTTGTGCCTGAACGCTGGCGTACTGCCTGGAACCCTAACTGTTACAAATTTAGTGCAAATTTTGAAAAAGGGAAACGTGTACCTATCAGGATTGAATGGAAACCAGACGGCGGAGTTTCTTATCTGGCTTTGAAAGCTTTTAGTCCGGTACCAGACAGCGAACAAAAGAAATTGTCTCTCTATAGTGAGATGGGTAATGAGATTAATTACTATTTCATCAAGGGTAATAATATGGATGAAGTAATCAGCGGTTATCGAACACTTACTGGTAAATCACCAGTTATGCCTAAATGGGCAATGGGTTACTGGCAGAGTCGTCAACGTTATAAAACTCAGAGTGAGTTACTGGGTGCATTGAAAGAATTCCGCAGACGTCAGATCCCGATTGATAATATTATACTTGACTGGTTTTATTGGCCTGAAAAAGAATGGGGTAGTCATGATTTTGATTTGGAACGCTTCCCTGATGCAAAGGCTATGATTGATTCCATTCACCAGATGAACGCAAAGATTATGATCTCCGTCTGGCCAAAATTCTATGTAACAACGGATCATTATAAAGAATTCGACAAAAACGGATGGATGTATCAACAAGCTGTGAAGGATAGTGTACTCGATTGGGTTGGAAAAGGATATGTAGGCTCTTTTTATGATGCATATTCTGCTGATGCGCGTAAACTCTTCTGGAAACAGATGAATGAAAAGCTTTATTCTAAGGGAATTGATGCCTGGTGGATGGATGCTTCTGAACCTGATGTATACTCTAATAATGATATGGCTTACCGGAAAAAACTATGTGGCCCAACTGTTTTAGGTCCTTCAACTAAATACTTTAATACTTATGCATTGATGAATGCTAAGGCAATTTATGAAGGTCAGCGCGGAGTGGACCCGGACAAACGTGTATTTCTCTTAACCCGTTCAGGATTTGCCGGATTGCAACGCTATTCTACTGCAACATGGAGTGGAGATATCGGTACTCGTTGGGAAGATATGAAAGCGCAAATACCAGCAGGACTTAATTTTTCAATGTCCGGAGTACCTTACTGGACAATGGATATTGGTGGATTCTGTACAGAGAAAAGATATGCAAATGGACAACATGAATTTGATGAGACAGGAAAAGAAAATGCGGACTTGAAAGAATGGCGTGAACTTAATGCTCGTTGGTACCAGTTTGGTGCATTTGCACCATTGTTTCGTGCACATGGAGAGTTCCCATTCCGTGAAGTATTTAATATTGCTCCGGAAAATCATCCTGCATATAAGTCAATTGTATATTACACAAAGCTTCGTTATAATATGATGCCTTACATTTATTCATTGGCCGGGATGACTTATTTCAAGGATTACACCATTATGCGTGCTTTGGTAATGGATTTTGGAAAGGATACCAACGTAAACAATATAAGTGATCAATATATGTTTGGACCTTCATTGATGATTTGTCCGGTATATAAGTATGAGGCACGTTCCCGGGAAGTGTATTTCCCGGAAACAACGGGATGGTATGACTTCTATACCGGGGAATATGTTCGTGGCGGACAGACATTGAACGTGAATGCCCCTTATGAACGAATACCTCTTTTTGTACGAGAAGGAGCAATTATTCCTTACGGACCCGATATTCAGTACACAAATGAAAAACCGGCCGATCATATTACCTTATATATATATGGAGGACAAAATGGTTCCTTTACCTTGTATGAAGATGAGGGTGATAATTATAATTATGAAAAAGGAAGATATGCCACCATTGAATTTACTTACGATGAATCTTCAAAATCTTTGATTATTGGTGACCGTAAAGGAGAATTTAATGGAATGCTGAAGGAACGTACTTTTAATGTGGTATATGTGGATAAAATACATTCTCAGCCATTTGATTTAAAAACAAAAGGCAAGAAGATAAAATATAATGGAAAAAAGCTCGTTATAAAATTGTAA
- a CDS encoding sugar-binding domain-containing protein gives MLLSVSCYSMTSRVLSSFNKNWTFHLGDVPEAFSPGFEDSLWRRVNLPHDWAIEGKFSKDNPSGCGGGALPGGVGWYRKSFKLKPEAKGKKVFVDFDGVYMDSEVWINGHYLGKRPYGYISFRYDLTHFIKFGQKNVIAVRVDNNEQPNSRWYSGCGIYRNVWLTIADPVHVDQWGTFVTTPKVSKEKATVALVTKVKNDSKAEVTAELRSLILNSKGVVVAKSVSAVKITAGKTQQIKQSIDLSQPELWTLENPYLYKIVSVVSVGGKVVDQYETPLGIRGFTFDVQKGFILNGVPTKIKGVCMHHDLGCLGAAVNVRAIERQLEILKSMGCNGIRCSHNPPAPELLNLCDRMGFVVMDESFDMWRKKKTAHDYSRYFNEWHERDLTDHILRDRNHPSVFMWSIGNEVLEQWTDASADTLDLQAANLLLNFKRDPKILTQKGDSMSVNSMLTLKLADMVKALDSTRPVTSGCNEPDPNNHLFRSKALDLIGFNYHETYFKDVCKNFPGKPFIVTESTSALMTRGYYRAPSDSMYIWPVRWDIPFRDDSYSCSSYDNCHVPWGTTHEDSWRIVKNNDFISGMYIWTGFDYLGEPTPYDWPARSSYFGIVDLAGFPKDVYYMYQSEWTDKDVLHVFPHWSWKAGETVDVWAYYNHADEVELFLNGKSQGVKTKGKDDFHVMWRLKFVSGTIRVVSRKAGKVVLAKEIKTAGAPAKIKLTADRNVITADGKDLSFVTVEVRDKDGNLCPNADNLIHFNLQGEGKIVGVDNGSPISEESFKANFRKAFYGKCLVVIQSGVNRGTVSLKATSEDLKSNELLIKISK, from the coding sequence ATGCTTTTGTCTGTTTCGTGCTACAGCATGACCTCCCGAGTTTTATCGAGTTTCAATAAAAACTGGACCTTTCATCTGGGCGATGTTCCGGAAGCTTTTTCTCCGGGCTTTGAAGATAGCTTGTGGCGAAGAGTAAATCTTCCTCACGACTGGGCCATTGAAGGGAAATTCAGTAAAGACAATCCCTCTGGTTGTGGCGGAGGAGCTTTGCCGGGTGGAGTAGGTTGGTATCGTAAATCCTTTAAGTTAAAACCGGAAGCTAAAGGGAAAAAAGTGTTTGTAGACTTTGATGGAGTATACATGGACTCGGAAGTGTGGATAAATGGTCATTATCTGGGGAAACGCCCTTATGGCTATATTTCTTTCCGCTATGATCTGACTCATTTTATTAAGTTTGGACAGAAAAATGTAATAGCTGTGCGAGTGGATAATAATGAACAACCTAACTCACGCTGGTACTCAGGTTGTGGTATCTACCGGAATGTGTGGCTCACGATTGCTGATCCTGTGCATGTAGATCAATGGGGCACATTCGTTACCACTCCCAAAGTGTCTAAAGAAAAGGCTACTGTTGCGCTTGTCACAAAAGTAAAAAATGATTCGAAGGCAGAAGTTACAGCCGAACTTCGTTCACTGATTTTGAATAGTAAGGGTGTGGTAGTGGCAAAATCTGTTTCCGCAGTGAAAATTACAGCAGGAAAAACTCAACAGATAAAACAATCTATTGATCTTTCACAACCTGAGCTCTGGACTCTGGAGAACCCCTATCTCTATAAAATAGTTTCCGTAGTGAGTGTAGGCGGGAAAGTAGTTGATCAATATGAAACGCCTCTGGGAATCCGCGGTTTTACGTTCGATGTACAGAAAGGATTTATATTGAACGGCGTTCCAACTAAAATAAAAGGGGTGTGTATGCATCACGATCTGGGCTGTCTGGGTGCAGCTGTGAATGTACGTGCCATTGAACGTCAGCTGGAAATCCTGAAAAGCATGGGCTGTAATGGAATTCGCTGTTCGCATAATCCTCCTGCTCCCGAGTTACTAAATCTGTGTGACCGTATGGGTTTTGTCGTGATGGATGAATCGTTTGATATGTGGCGCAAGAAAAAAACAGCACACGACTATTCACGCTACTTTAATGAGTGGCACGAACGTGATCTGACCGATCATATTCTTCGTGATCGTAATCACCCTTCTGTCTTTATGTGGAGTATTGGTAATGAAGTGCTGGAACAGTGGACAGATGCAAGTGCAGATACTTTGGATCTTCAGGCGGCTAATTTATTGCTTAACTTTAAACGTGATCCTAAAATACTGACACAAAAGGGGGATTCCATGAGTGTAAACTCAATGCTTACTTTAAAGCTTGCCGATATGGTTAAAGCGCTTGATTCAACTCGTCCGGTTACATCTGGTTGCAATGAGCCTGATCCAAATAATCACCTTTTCCGTTCTAAAGCATTGGATCTTATTGGCTTTAATTACCATGAAACGTATTTTAAAGATGTATGCAAGAATTTTCCAGGTAAACCTTTTATTGTAACTGAATCTACTTCTGCACTGATGACTCGTGGTTATTACCGCGCACCAAGTGACAGTATGTATATCTGGCCAGTCCGTTGGGATATTCCTTTCCGTGATGATTCTTATTCCTGTTCTTCGTATGATAATTGCCATGTTCCCTGGGGAACTACTCATGAGGATTCCTGGAGAATAGTGAAGAACAATGATTTTATCAGTGGAATGTACATCTGGACCGGATTTGATTACCTTGGAGAACCGACTCCTTATGACTGGCCTGCACGAAGTTCTTATTTTGGAATTGTAGATTTGGCCGGTTTTCCAAAGGATGTTTATTATATGTATCAGTCAGAATGGACAGACAAAGACGTGCTTCATGTTTTTCCTCACTGGAGCTGGAAGGCGGGTGAAACAGTCGATGTTTGGGCTTACTATAATCATGCTGATGAAGTTGAACTCTTTCTTAATGGGAAATCGCAAGGTGTAAAGACAAAAGGCAAAGACGACTTTCATGTGATGTGGCGTCTGAAGTTTGTATCCGGAACAATCAGGGTGGTTTCACGCAAGGCTGGCAAGGTGGTTCTTGCTAAAGAGATAAAAACAGCAGGTGCTCCCGCTAAAATTAAGCTGACTGCGGACAGAAATGTAATCACAGCTGATGGGAAAGATCTCAGTTTTGTAACAGTAGAAGTCCGGGATAAAGATGGAAATCTTTGCCCTAATGCCGATAATCTGATTCACTTTAATCTTCAGGGAGAAGGAAAAATTGTCGGGGTTGATAACGGAAGTCCGATAAGTGAAGAAAGTTTTAAAGCCAATTTTCGTAAGGCTTTCTATGGGAAATGCCTGGTAGTGATACAATCGGGCGTTAATAGAGGAACGGTTTCTTTGAAGGCTACTTCTGAAGATCTGAAAAGCAACGAATTGTTGATAAAGATATCAAAATAA
- a CDS encoding glycoside hydrolase family 3 C-terminal domain-containing protein has protein sequence MKIKFIYAVAALTLCAASLKAQQIPAYLDGKQPVEVRVKDALSRMTLEEKVKLCTAQSKFSSHGVPRLGIPELWMSDGPHGVREEILWDSWDNAEWTNDSCTAFPALTCLAATWNPKMSAIYGKAIGEEARYRRKDVLLGPGVNIYRTPLNGRNFEYMGEDPYLSSIMVVPYVRGVQSNGVSTCVKHYALNNQEVGREKIDVELSDRALYEIYLPAFKAAIVEGGSWSIMGSYNMVRGQHACHNDLLLNKILKGEWKFDGCVVTDWGGAHDTKEAALNGLDIEMGTYTDGLSSGKRFAYDDYYLASAYLKGLQDGTYPMSTVDDKASRILRLIFRTAMNSSRPWGSYTTEEHYNVARTVAEEGIVLLKNETNKKKETVLPLDGSKYRSILVVGENATRRLTEGGGSSVLKVKKEVSPLAGLKAKFGDKIKYTMGYASGKPVYNLEMKSDLNADSLCAEAVKQAADADLVIFVGGLNKNTYQDCENTDRKSLALPFGQSELINDMLKVNKNVVVVLLSGNAVEMPWIKSVPSIVQAWYLGSESGNAIANVLTGEVNPSGKLPFSFPVKLADNAAQSFGTISYPGDGVKEVYKEDILVGYRWHDTKKIPALFPFGYGLSYTQFKYGKAVADKKKISGSEEITITIPVKNIGKVKGKEVVQLYVGDEKCSVLRPVKELKAFQKIELAPGEEQAVSFKIGKDALKFFSEAAHDWVAEPGMFKIYIGSSSADIKSTVEFALN, from the coding sequence ATGAAAATTAAATTTATTTATGCGGTAGCAGCTCTGACATTATGTGCTGCTTCATTAAAGGCTCAGCAAATACCAGCATATCTCGATGGGAAACAACCCGTTGAAGTTCGGGTAAAGGATGCGCTTTCTCGTATGACGCTGGAAGAAAAAGTAAAACTCTGTACGGCTCAGTCCAAATTCAGTAGTCACGGAGTGCCTCGCTTGGGTATTCCCGAGTTATGGATGAGTGATGGCCCTCACGGGGTTCGTGAAGAAATACTTTGGGACAGTTGGGACAATGCTGAATGGACGAATGATTCTTGTACGGCTTTCCCTGCATTAACTTGTCTGGCTGCTACCTGGAATCCTAAAATGTCAGCTATTTATGGTAAAGCAATCGGGGAGGAAGCTCGTTATCGTAGAAAAGACGTATTGTTGGGACCAGGTGTGAATATTTACCGTACTCCACTTAATGGTCGTAACTTTGAATATATGGGCGAAGATCCATATCTTTCTTCTATCATGGTGGTTCCTTATGTAAGGGGGGTGCAATCTAATGGTGTATCAACTTGTGTGAAACACTATGCCTTGAATAATCAGGAGGTTGGACGCGAGAAAATTGATGTGGAGTTAAGTGACCGTGCACTTTATGAAATCTATCTTCCTGCATTTAAAGCAGCCATTGTAGAGGGTGGAAGCTGGAGTATTATGGGATCATATAACATGGTACGCGGACAGCATGCCTGCCACAACGACCTTTTACTGAATAAAATTCTGAAAGGTGAATGGAAATTCGACGGATGTGTGGTTACCGACTGGGGTGGTGCGCATGATACTAAAGAAGCAGCTCTTAACGGATTGGATATTGAAATGGGAACATATACTGACGGGCTCAGCTCAGGCAAGAGGTTTGCATATGATGATTACTATTTAGCATCTGCTTATCTCAAAGGATTGCAGGATGGTACTTACCCGATGAGTACTGTTGATGATAAAGCAAGCCGCATCCTTCGATTGATTTTCCGGACGGCGATGAATAGCAGTCGGCCATGGGGATCTTATACCACCGAAGAACATTACAATGTAGCGCGTACTGTGGCAGAAGAGGGTATTGTTCTTTTGAAGAACGAAACCAATAAGAAAAAAGAGACTGTCCTTCCGTTGGATGGAAGTAAATATCGCTCAATTTTGGTCGTAGGGGAGAACGCCACCCGTCGTTTAACGGAAGGTGGAGGTTCATCAGTACTGAAAGTGAAGAAAGAAGTTTCTCCTTTGGCTGGCCTGAAAGCAAAGTTTGGCGATAAGATAAAGTATACAATGGGATATGCTTCTGGCAAACCTGTCTATAATCTTGAAATGAAATCGGACTTAAATGCAGACTCGCTTTGTGCAGAAGCTGTGAAACAAGCTGCAGATGCTGATCTGGTAATATTCGTAGGTGGATTAAATAAGAATACTTACCAGGATTGCGAAAATACTGATCGTAAGTCATTGGCACTTCCTTTCGGACAAAGTGAGTTGATTAACGATATGCTGAAAGTAAACAAAAATGTTGTAGTGGTTCTTTTAAGTGGAAATGCAGTTGAGATGCCCTGGATAAAGAGTGTGCCAAGTATTGTACAGGCATGGTATCTGGGTTCTGAATCAGGTAATGCTATTGCCAATGTACTTACCGGAGAGGTAAATCCAAGCGGAAAGCTTCCTTTCTCATTTCCAGTAAAACTGGCAGATAACGCTGCACAATCGTTTGGTACTATCTCTTACCCTGGAGACGGGGTTAAGGAGGTGTATAAAGAAGATATTCTGGTAGGTTATCGCTGGCATGATACGAAAAAGATTCCGGCCCTATTCCCATTCGGATATGGATTAAGTTACACTCAGTTCAAATATGGAAAGGCTGTTGCCGATAAAAAGAAGATTTCAGGATCAGAGGAGATAACCATTACTATTCCAGTGAAAAATATTGGAAAAGTAAAGGGAAAAGAGGTTGTTCAGCTTTATGTTGGAGATGAAAAGTGTAGTGTGCTTCGCCCTGTAAAAGAGTTGAAAGCTTTCCAGAAGATAGAACTTGCTCCGGGAGAGGAACAGGCTGTATCCTTTAAAATAGGAAAAGACGCGCTTAAATTCTTTAGTGAAGCAGCTCATGACTGGGTAGCAGAACCTGGAATGTTTAAAATTTATATAGGCTCGTCTTCTGCAGATATAAAATCAACGGTAGAATTTGCCTTGAACTAG
- a CDS encoding queuosine precursor transporter, translated as MKSKVTVSFMLMGILFSMCLVLSNILAVKQFQVLGLPSTAGLIIFPISYVINDCITEVWGFRKARLIIWIAFAVNFLAILLFQISVALPPASHWMMQDSYAAVLAQTPRIAFASLLAFLVGSFLNAYVMSRMKIMHHGKKFGQRAIASTVLGELADTFVFTTVGFLFVIPLNVVLQIIVVETIAKIAFEILVLPITRRVVNYVKLIEGTDVYDEDISYSVIKIKDI; from the coding sequence ATGAAAAGTAAAGTTACTGTCTCTTTTATGCTTATGGGCATACTTTTTAGTATGTGCCTTGTTCTTTCCAACATTCTCGCAGTTAAGCAATTTCAAGTTTTGGGGCTTCCTTCTACTGCCGGACTGATTATTTTCCCTATTTCCTATGTTATTAATGATTGCATTACAGAAGTCTGGGGCTTTCGTAAAGCTAGACTTATCATCTGGATTGCTTTTGCTGTTAATTTTCTGGCAATCTTGCTGTTTCAAATCTCGGTAGCTCTTCCTCCGGCATCTCACTGGATGATGCAGGATTCCTATGCTGCTGTACTTGCACAAACACCTCGTATTGCATTTGCCAGCTTGCTTGCTTTTCTTGTTGGCTCTTTTTTGAACGCTTATGTAATGAGCCGGATGAAGATAATGCACCATGGAAAGAAGTTTGGACAAAGGGCTATTGCTTCTACTGTTTTAGGAGAATTAGCCGATACTTTTGTTTTTACAACCGTTGGTTTCCTTTTTGTGATTCCTCTGAATGTAGTTCTTCAGATTATTGTGGTAGAAACAATTGCTAAAATAGCGTTTGAGATACTGGTCCTTCCAATTACCCGCAGAGTTGTGAACTATGTGAAACTGATAGAAGGAACGGATGTGTATGATGAAGATATCTCTTACAGTGTAATTAAAATAAAAGATATTTAA
- the queC gene encoding 7-cyano-7-deazaguanine synthase QueC produces the protein MTNESAVVLFSGGQDSTTCLFWAKNQFKKVYALSFFYGQKHQNEVEIARNIAEKAGVEFHLIDASFISKLGTNSLTDSSIEMDQEKPADSFPNTFVPGRNLFFLSIAAVFAREHGVRHLVTGVSQTDFSGYPDCRDSFIKSLNVTLNLAMDEQFVIHTPLMWIDKTDTWALADKLGVFDLVRNETLTCYNGIPADGCGHCPACKLRNHGLQEYLKKRN, from the coding sequence ATAACTAATGAGTCGGCTGTGGTTTTGTTTAGTGGCGGACAAGACTCAACTACATGCCTCTTTTGGGCAAAAAATCAATTTAAGAAAGTATATGCTCTGAGTTTTTTTTATGGGCAGAAACATCAGAATGAGGTGGAGATTGCACGGAACATTGCTGAAAAAGCAGGTGTGGAATTTCATCTGATAGATGCTTCCTTTATCAGTAAACTTGGAACAAATTCATTGACTGATAGTTCTATAGAAATGGATCAGGAAAAACCAGCCGATTCATTCCCTAATACTTTTGTACCGGGAAGAAATTTATTCTTTCTAAGTATTGCAGCCGTTTTTGCTCGTGAGCATGGTGTACGCCATTTAGTAACCGGGGTTTCGCAAACTGATTTTAGTGGTTATCCAGACTGCCGTGATTCGTTTATCAAATCATTGAACGTAACGCTCAATCTGGCTATGGATGAACAATTTGTAATTCATACTCCATTAATGTGGATTGATAAAACAGATACATGGGCTTTGGCGGATAAACTTGGTGTATTTGATCTTGTTCGAAATGAAACCTTAACTTGCTATAATGGAATTCCGGCAGATGGATGCGGACATTGCCCTGCTTGCAAGCTGAGAAATCACGGTTTGCAGGAATACCTGAAAAAAAGGAATTAA
- the queF gene encoding preQ(1) synthase encodes MAELKDQLSLLGGKTEYKNDYAPEVLEAFDNKHPENDYWVQFNCPEFTSLCPITGQPDFAEIRISYIPDVKMVESKSLKLYMFSFRNHGAFHEDCVNIIMKDLIRLMNPKYIEVTGIFTPRGGISIYPYCNYGRPGTKYEEIANYRLMNRK; translated from the coding sequence ATGGCAGAGCTAAAAGATCAACTTTCTCTTTTAGGAGGGAAGACAGAATATAAAAATGATTATGCTCCAGAAGTATTGGAAGCATTCGATAATAAACATCCGGAGAATGATTACTGGGTGCAGTTTAATTGTCCTGAATTTACGAGTCTTTGTCCTATAACAGGTCAGCCTGATTTTGCAGAAATCCGTATTTCATATATTCCTGATGTAAAAATGGTGGAGAGTAAGAGCTTGAAACTATATATGTTCAGCTTTCGAAATCATGGTGCTTTTCATGAAGATTGTGTTAATATAATAATGAAAGATCTGATTCGCTTGATGAATCCCAAATACATTGAAGTAACAGGAATCTTTACTCCTCGTGGAGGTATCTCTATTTATCCTTACTGTAACTATGGACGTCCCGGAACTAAATACGAAGAAATAGCGAATTACCGACTTATGAACAGAAAGTAA